Proteins from a genomic interval of Sphingopyxis sp. QXT-31:
- a CDS encoding SDR family oxidoreductase, with the protein MTAKLALVTGGLHRVGAAISARLAREGYALALHKRSAAEADPVLAEALAETGAVGHRFAADLSDPAAVDALIPAVIEKFGRTPDLLVNNAAHFAEGEWGDLSAAALAEMMQVNLSAPVMLAKALVAASEGKRPAIVNIVDQRVVHPVPDQVAYSLSKSALWQATATLAVAFGGRARVNAVAPGLTMATGDYTAPQVERLAQRMPLGALPTPGQVADAVVYLARAEAVTGQTIFVDGGAHLTPMARDFVALERD; encoded by the coding sequence GTGACGGCGAAGCTGGCGCTGGTGACGGGTGGGCTCCACCGTGTCGGCGCCGCGATTTCGGCGCGGCTGGCGCGCGAGGGCTATGCGCTGGCGCTGCACAAAAGGAGCGCCGCCGAGGCCGACCCGGTGCTCGCCGAGGCGCTGGCGGAAACGGGGGCGGTCGGCCATCGTTTTGCCGCCGACCTCAGCGACCCCGCCGCGGTCGATGCGCTGATCCCCGCGGTGATCGAGAAATTCGGGCGCACGCCCGACTTGCTCGTCAACAATGCCGCGCATTTCGCCGAGGGCGAGTGGGGCGACCTGTCGGCGGCGGCGCTCGCGGAGATGATGCAGGTCAATCTGTCGGCGCCGGTGATGCTCGCCAAGGCGCTCGTCGCGGCGAGCGAAGGTAAACGCCCGGCGATCGTCAATATCGTCGACCAGCGTGTTGTGCATCCGGTGCCCGACCAGGTCGCGTACAGCCTATCCAAATCGGCGCTGTGGCAGGCGACGGCGACGCTGGCAGTGGCGTTCGGGGGCCGCGCGCGGGTCAATGCGGTCGCGCCGGGGCTGACGATGGCGACCGGGGACTATACCGCGCCGCAGGTCGAACGCCTGGCGCAGCGCATGCCGCTGGGCGCGCTGCCGACGCCGGGGCAGGTCGCCGATGCCGTCGTCTATCTCGCGCGGGCCGAGGCGGTGACGGGGCAGACGATCTTTGTCGATGGCGGCGCCCATCTGACGCCAATGGCGCGCGATTTTGTGGCGTTGGAGCGCGATTGA
- a CDS encoding DUF1285 domain-containing protein, translating to MVTPAPSLPKNFSQLSLTEAAELLAARKLPPVESWHPERSGDSFMEIRADGSWYHEGGRINRPAMVKLFSTILRREPDGSHVLVTPAEKLAIAVEDTPFRAVEMKSEGERENRKLVFRLDTDDLVMAGADHPLSFGNDPDDPDPRLHVRGAIGNGLEARIDRALYYEIAELALAEGGDPPAIWSNGARFPLLSAA from the coding sequence ATGGTCACCCCCGCGCCATCGCTCCCAAAGAACTTCTCGCAGCTCTCGCTGACCGAGGCCGCCGAGCTTCTTGCAGCGCGCAAGCTGCCGCCGGTCGAAAGCTGGCACCCTGAACGCAGCGGCGACAGCTTCATGGAAATCCGCGCCGACGGCAGCTGGTATCATGAGGGCGGGCGCATCAACCGCCCCGCGATGGTCAAGCTCTTCTCGACGATCCTGCGCCGCGAACCCGACGGCAGCCACGTCCTCGTCACCCCCGCCGAGAAGCTCGCCATCGCGGTCGAGGACACACCTTTCCGTGCCGTAGAGATGAAGAGCGAAGGCGAGAGGGAGAACCGCAAGCTGGTCTTTCGCCTCGACACCGACGACCTCGTGATGGCGGGGGCGGACCATCCCTTGAGCTTCGGCAACGACCCAGACGATCCCGACCCGCGCCTCCACGTCCGCGGTGCCATCGGCAATGGCCTCGAGGCGCGTATCGACCGTGCGCTCTATTACGAGATTGCCGAGTTGGCATTGGCCGAGGGGGGCGACCCGCCCGCGATATGGTCGAACGGCGCGCGCTTTCCTTTGTTGAGCGCCGCCTGA
- a CDS encoding GNAT family N-acetyltransferase, with protein sequence MVELLPLSDITPLAVEDILDAAFGADRFGRTAYRLRQGMDAIPALSFAAVEDGELVGTIQCWPVAHHAPDGSATPLVMVGPVAVRPDVQRGGHGRLLMAHMLEAAETAADGALMMIGDPEYYGRFFGFAADATGAWNLPGPYEKHRLLARAVNGHGLPTGAGMIGPR encoded by the coding sequence TTGGTCGAGTTACTTCCATTGTCGGATATCACGCCGTTGGCGGTCGAGGATATTCTCGACGCCGCGTTCGGGGCGGACCGCTTTGGACGAACCGCCTATCGTTTGCGCCAAGGCATGGACGCGATCCCGGCGCTGAGCTTCGCGGCCGTAGAGGATGGCGAGCTGGTGGGCACGATCCAGTGCTGGCCGGTCGCGCATCATGCGCCAGACGGCAGCGCGACCCCGCTGGTCATGGTCGGCCCGGTGGCGGTGCGCCCCGACGTCCAGCGCGGCGGGCACGGCCGTTTGCTGATGGCGCATATGCTTGAAGCGGCCGAGACCGCGGCCGATGGCGCGCTGATGATGATCGGCGACCCCGAATATTATGGCCGCTTCTTCGGTTTCGCCGCCGATGCAACGGGGGCGTGGAACCTGCCCGGGCCCTATGAGAAGCACCGCCTGCTCGCGCGCGCGGTGAATGGGCATGGCCTGCCGACGGGCGCGGGGATGATCGGGCCGCGCTGA
- a CDS encoding DUF2855 family protein, which produces MSETGWAIDIDRDDIARAELVGDPAAPLVPGQVRVAVDSYAMTANNITYAVFGKPAGLFGNDQGYWDFFAERGTPGRLPVWGFATVTESAAEGIAVGDTFYGYYPMASHAVLNTGNVGPGGFTDVTPRRTTLPPIYNNYQRIGALHDYRATDHDYWPVFRPLFLTGWLIAGQFEDEGDYGAAQILIASASSKTAIGLGFSLAQRSGHRPETIGLTSAANVEALAAQGIYDRVISYDQIMTLNPAAPSALVDMAGNGAVTRVVHSHFGNQLKASIIVGKSHWDAQADVEGLPGPERQGFFAPGRSQKRIADWGGAAFGQKIAEAWLAFMTVAPRLAAIDKRHGGEAALAAYQEMLSGRADPKAGIVVLP; this is translated from the coding sequence ATGAGTGAAACCGGATGGGCGATCGACATCGATCGCGACGATATTGCGCGCGCCGAACTGGTCGGTGATCCCGCCGCGCCGCTGGTGCCAGGACAGGTCCGCGTAGCCGTCGACAGCTATGCGATGACCGCGAACAACATCACCTATGCGGTGTTCGGCAAGCCCGCGGGGTTGTTCGGCAACGACCAGGGCTATTGGGATTTCTTCGCCGAGCGCGGAACGCCCGGGCGCCTGCCCGTCTGGGGGTTCGCGACGGTGACCGAGAGCGCGGCCGAGGGAATCGCGGTCGGCGATACCTTCTACGGCTATTATCCGATGGCGAGCCATGCGGTGCTGAACACCGGCAATGTCGGCCCCGGCGGCTTTACCGACGTAACGCCGCGCCGCACCACGCTGCCGCCCATATACAACAATTATCAGCGCATCGGCGCGCTCCACGATTATCGCGCGACCGACCATGATTATTGGCCGGTGTTCCGTCCGCTGTTCCTCACGGGCTGGCTGATCGCCGGCCAGTTCGAGGACGAGGGCGATTATGGCGCGGCGCAAATCCTGATCGCCAGCGCGTCGAGCAAGACCGCGATCGGCCTCGGCTTTTCGCTCGCGCAGCGCAGCGGACATCGCCCCGAAACGATCGGCCTGACCAGTGCCGCCAATGTCGAGGCGCTCGCAGCGCAGGGCATTTACGACCGCGTGATCAGCTATGATCAGATCATGACGCTCAATCCCGCTGCCCCCTCGGCGCTGGTCGACATGGCGGGGAATGGCGCGGTGACGCGCGTCGTGCACAGCCATTTCGGCAATCAGCTCAAGGCTTCGATCATCGTCGGCAAGTCGCATTGGGACGCGCAGGCCGATGTCGAGGGCCTGCCCGGCCCCGAGCGCCAGGGCTTCTTCGCCCCCGGCCGCAGCCAGAAGCGGATCGCCGACTGGGGCGGCGCGGCCTTTGGACAGAAGATCGCCGAGGCCTGGCTGGCCTTCATGACCGTCGCGCCGCGGCTCGCGGCGATCGACAAGCGGCATGGCGGCGAGGCGGCGCTGGCCGCTTACCAGGAAATGCTGTCGGGCCGCGCCGACCCCAAGGCGGGGATCGTCGTGTTGCCATGA
- a CDS encoding type II toxin-antitoxin system Phd/YefM family antitoxin encodes MTIVTIHEAKTHLSRLIARVLAGEEVTIARGKEPVVKLMPVKDVVKPKRQLGRLAHLIPPGKDPLEDGFWDPLPEEDLALWNCDADDPNDKL; translated from the coding sequence ATGACGATCGTGACCATCCACGAAGCCAAGACACACCTGTCGCGCCTGATCGCCCGCGTGCTCGCGGGCGAAGAGGTGACGATCGCGCGCGGCAAGGAACCGGTGGTCAAGCTGATGCCGGTGAAGGACGTGGTGAAGCCGAAGCGGCAACTCGGCCGACTCGCGCACCTGATCCCGCCGGGCAAGGACCCCTTGGAAGACGGCTTCTGGGATCCTTTGCCTGAAGAAGACCTCGCGTTGTGGAATTGCGACGCCGATGATCCCAACGACAAGCTGTGA
- a CDS encoding type II toxin-antitoxin system VapC family toxin, with amino-acid sequence MSEGYLLDTHSLLWATYSPDMLPSRVRDLLQRRDAPIYASAISAFEIAQKHRVGKLDFARAHALEFSDEIAKDNLETLALTADHARLAGALPIPHRDPFDRMLIAQAQIEELTLISKEALFDQFGIIRFW; translated from the coding sequence GTGAGCGAAGGCTATCTGCTCGACACCCACAGCTTGTTGTGGGCCACCTATTCGCCGGACATGCTGCCATCCCGGGTAAGGGACCTGCTGCAACGACGGGACGCACCGATCTATGCGTCGGCGATTTCGGCGTTTGAGATCGCGCAGAAGCACCGCGTCGGAAAGCTCGATTTCGCACGAGCCCATGCGCTCGAATTCTCCGACGAAATCGCCAAAGACAATCTCGAGACATTGGCTCTGACCGCGGACCACGCCCGGCTCGCCGGCGCGCTGCCGATCCCGCACCGCGATCCGTTCGACCGCATGCTGATCGCGCAGGCGCAGATCGAAGAACTGACGCTGATTTCGAAAGAAGCCTTGTTCGACCAGTTCGGCATCATTCGCTTCTGGTAA
- a CDS encoding VIT1/CCC1 transporter family protein, translated as MHEETHAVTRIGWLRAAILGANDGIVSTASLIAGVAAAGAAPHAIMLTGVAGLVAGAMSMAAGEYVSVSSQGDAERADVELEKRHLAADPEFELEELTQIYEQRGLSRALAEQVAAELTAHNALDTHLRDELGMTEATASRPIQAAAASAASFTVGAALPLLVVLLDSGPSLPWTVSGASLIFLALLGALGARVGKAPMLRPVVRVTFWGAMAMAATIAIGSLFGTVAG; from the coding sequence ATGCACGAGGAAACCCACGCCGTCACGCGCATCGGCTGGCTGCGCGCCGCGATCCTGGGCGCCAATGACGGGATCGTGTCGACCGCCAGCCTGATCGCGGGAGTTGCGGCAGCGGGCGCCGCGCCGCATGCGATAATGCTGACCGGGGTCGCCGGGCTCGTCGCGGGTGCGATGTCGATGGCGGCGGGTGAATATGTGTCGGTAAGCTCGCAGGGCGACGCCGAAAGAGCCGATGTCGAGCTGGAAAAGCGCCACCTCGCCGCCGATCCCGAATTCGAACTCGAGGAGCTGACGCAGATTTACGAGCAGCGCGGGCTGAGCCGCGCGCTCGCCGAACAGGTCGCGGCGGAGCTGACCGCGCATAACGCGCTCGATACGCATCTGCGCGACGAACTCGGCATGACCGAGGCGACGGCGTCGCGGCCGATCCAGGCGGCCGCGGCGTCGGCCGCCAGTTTCACGGTCGGCGCGGCGCTGCCCCTGCTCGTCGTGCTGCTCGACTCAGGGCCTTCGCTGCCATGGACGGTTTCAGGCGCGTCGCTCATCTTCCTCGCGCTGCTCGGCGCGCTCGGGGCGCGGGTGGGCAAGGCGCCGATGCTGCGCCCCGTGGTGCGCGTCACCTTCTGGGGCGCGATGGCGATGGCGGCGACGATCGCGATCGGATCGCTGTTCGGGACCGTCGCGGGTTAG
- a CDS encoding DUF2279 domain-containing protein, whose translation MESARAAEPATLAAPAILSLPPDDFSFALADVAVDVAADDRTLGGYAPGGDPLGHDPFGGDPFDALPRVTLPFDPASAPAIAALLVGPPDLPGYGPDESIGADDAAPARPYRGFGRQLGAIKWEIGAVAAYYTIANSRKLFENPIAPHTQKEGFFGRSTRNVGVDKLAHAYSAYVVSELFHARLKHKTDGAPGIEYTAGALGFATTLYTELWDSVERSGGWSWEDVAMNSAGAGFSILRNSVPGLDRKLDYRLMVVPNDNIFSIEGKAHFEQQRYFFALKLSGFDAFEHSPLRYLELHLGYFGKDFSNEDRAAGIRPQRRVFVGFGINLRELLFPDPSSRAGRAAGEVLDYFQPPYTALQVPLTR comes from the coding sequence GTGGAATCGGCGCGCGCGGCCGAACCGGCGACGCTTGCCGCGCCGGCGATCTTATCGCTGCCGCCCGATGATTTTTCATTCGCGCTGGCCGATGTCGCGGTCGATGTCGCAGCCGATGACCGGACGCTGGGCGGCTATGCCCCCGGCGGCGATCCGTTGGGCCACGACCCGTTCGGTGGGGATCCGTTTGACGCTCTGCCGCGCGTAACCTTGCCTTTCGACCCCGCGAGCGCGCCCGCCATCGCGGCGCTGCTCGTCGGCCCGCCCGATCTGCCCGGATATGGCCCGGATGAGAGCATCGGCGCGGACGACGCCGCGCCCGCACGGCCCTATCGCGGGTTCGGACGTCAATTGGGCGCGATCAAATGGGAAATCGGCGCGGTCGCGGCTTATTATACCATCGCCAACAGCCGCAAATTGTTCGAGAACCCGATCGCGCCGCATACGCAGAAAGAGGGTTTCTTCGGCCGCTCGACGCGCAACGTCGGCGTCGACAAGCTCGCGCACGCCTATAGCGCCTATGTCGTGTCCGAACTTTTCCATGCGCGGCTCAAGCACAAGACCGATGGAGCGCCGGGCATCGAATATACCGCCGGGGCGCTGGGCTTCGCGACGACGCTCTACACCGAATTATGGGACAGCGTCGAACGCAGCGGCGGCTGGTCGTGGGAGGATGTCGCGATGAACTCGGCCGGCGCGGGCTTTTCGATCCTGCGCAATTCGGTGCCCGGTCTCGACCGGAAACTCGACTATCGGCTGATGGTGGTGCCCAATGACAATATCTTCTCGATCGAGGGCAAGGCGCATTTTGAACAGCAGCGCTATTTCTTCGCGCTCAAGCTGAGCGGCTTCGACGCGTTCGAGCACAGTCCGCTACGCTATCTCGAACTGCACCTCGGCTATTTCGGCAAGGATTTTTCGAACGAGGACCGCGCCGCGGGCATACGGCCGCAACGCCGCGTGTTCGTCGGCTTCGGGATCAACCTGCGCGAGCTGTTGTTCCCCGATCCCTCGTCGCGCGCCGGTCGCGCGGCGGGCGAGGTGCTCGATTATTTCCAGCCGCCCTATACCGCGCTTCAGGTTCCGCTGACGCGCTGA
- a CDS encoding NAD-dependent succinate-semialdehyde dehydrogenase gives MTDTATYDADLQLFIAGAWRSGEGRDARPVFNPATARTIAELPVATAADLDEALAAAERGWPSWRAKTPDERAALMHKAAGLIRERVEHIATLMTLEQGKPIGEARGEVLSAAGLLAYFAEQGKRIEGRVLQRPLGQRAMVTKHPVGPVAGFSPWNFPVNLMVKKIAPALAAGCVVIAKAPEETPGCTSAIMRCLIDAGIPGDAAQLVYGDPDMISRHLLASPVIRKVSFTGSTAVGKHLMRLAADRAQRITMELGGHAPVLIFDDCDLESTLDKVVWQKFRNAGQVCISPTRFYVQQGIYDTFVKGFAERTAKVKIGSGLDADTQMGPLANARRIPALEALVADAKAKGARVIAGGEATGNGYFFQPTAIADVPIEADAMNHEPFGPMALIRPFGTEEEALEQANRLPYGLAAFAFTENGRRINRIVDSIESGMVGVNSFVISTLDMPFGGIKESGFGSESGPEGLDGYLVTKAVHIY, from the coding sequence ATGACCGACACCGCGACCTACGACGCCGACCTCCAGCTCTTCATCGCCGGCGCCTGGCGGAGCGGCGAGGGCCGCGACGCGCGGCCGGTTTTCAACCCGGCGACCGCGCGCACGATCGCCGAGCTGCCGGTGGCGACCGCCGCGGACCTCGATGAGGCGCTCGCGGCAGCCGAGCGCGGCTGGCCGAGCTGGCGTGCGAAAACCCCCGACGAGCGCGCCGCGCTGATGCACAAGGCCGCAGGGCTGATCCGCGAGCGCGTCGAGCATATCGCGACTCTGATGACGCTCGAGCAGGGCAAGCCGATCGGCGAGGCGCGCGGCGAAGTGCTGTCGGCGGCCGGGCTGCTCGCCTATTTCGCCGAACAGGGCAAGCGCATCGAAGGGCGCGTGCTCCAGCGCCCGCTCGGCCAGCGCGCGATGGTCACCAAGCATCCGGTCGGCCCGGTGGCGGGCTTCTCGCCCTGGAACTTCCCGGTCAACCTGATGGTCAAGAAGATCGCCCCCGCGCTCGCCGCGGGCTGCGTCGTGATCGCCAAGGCGCCCGAGGAGACGCCCGGCTGTACCAGCGCGATCATGCGCTGCCTGATCGACGCCGGCATCCCCGGCGATGCAGCGCAGCTCGTCTATGGCGACCCCGATATGATCAGCCGCCACCTGCTGGCGAGTCCGGTGATCCGCAAGGTCAGCTTCACCGGCTCGACCGCGGTCGGCAAGCATCTGATGCGGCTCGCCGCCGACCGCGCCCAGCGCATCACCATGGAACTGGGCGGGCACGCCCCGGTGCTGATCTTCGACGACTGCGATCTCGAGAGCACGCTCGACAAGGTGGTGTGGCAGAAGTTTCGCAACGCGGGCCAGGTGTGCATCTCGCCGACGCGCTTCTATGTCCAGCAGGGCATCTATGACACGTTCGTCAAAGGATTTGCCGAACGCACGGCAAAAGTGAAGATCGGCAGCGGCCTCGACGCCGACACGCAGATGGGGCCGCTCGCCAACGCGCGCCGCATCCCCGCGCTGGAGGCGCTCGTCGCCGACGCCAAGGCGAAGGGGGCGCGCGTCATTGCGGGCGGCGAGGCGACGGGTAATGGCTATTTCTTCCAGCCGACCGCGATCGCCGACGTGCCGATCGAGGCCGATGCGATGAACCACGAACCCTTCGGACCGATGGCGCTGATCCGGCCGTTCGGGACCGAGGAAGAAGCGCTCGAACAGGCGAACCGGCTACCCTATGGGCTGGCTGCCTTTGCTTTCACCGAGAATGGCCGCCGCATCAACCGCATCGTCGATTCGATCGAGAGCGGGATGGTCGGGGTGAACAGCTTCGTCATCTCGACGCTCGACATGCCCTTCGGCGGCATCAAGGAATCGGGCTTCGGCAGCGAGAGCGGGCCCGAGGGGCTCGACGGCTATCTGGTGACCAAGGCGGTGCATATTTACTGA
- a CDS encoding SMP-30/gluconolactonase/LRE family protein, which yields MAEFELIADGLRFPEAPVVMDDGSVIVVEIEAGRITRCWPGGRKEVVATPGGGPNGLAIGPDGKLYCCNNGGFNYVESNGYLAPHGIADDYSGGRIERIDIDTGEVEILYKTGDQGIVLRGPNDIMFDDHGGFWFTDHGKVDYEKRCHDIVGIFYGKADGCFVEEVIFPSYNPNGIGLSPDGTKLYAAETYTCRLTQFNIIAPGKVAPDAGPGGPGIPLYRPAGYKFFDSLAMEANGNICVATIGESGISVVSPAGELVEFVTTDDIFTTNIAFGGDDMQDAYLTLSGTGRLVKTRWARPGLKLPH from the coding sequence ATGGCCGAGTTTGAACTGATCGCCGACGGACTGCGCTTTCCCGAGGCGCCGGTGGTGATGGACGACGGCAGCGTCATCGTCGTCGAGATCGAGGCGGGGCGGATCACGCGCTGCTGGCCCGGCGGGCGCAAGGAGGTCGTCGCGACCCCCGGCGGCGGTCCCAACGGCCTCGCGATCGGCCCCGACGGCAAGCTTTATTGCTGCAACAACGGCGGCTTCAACTATGTCGAATCGAACGGCTATCTCGCGCCGCACGGCATCGCCGACGATTATTCGGGCGGGCGGATCGAGCGCATCGACATCGACACGGGCGAAGTCGAAATCCTCTACAAGACCGGCGACCAGGGCATCGTGCTGCGCGGACCCAACGACATCATGTTCGACGATCACGGCGGCTTCTGGTTCACCGACCATGGCAAGGTCGATTATGAAAAACGCTGCCACGACATCGTCGGCATCTTCTATGGCAAGGCCGACGGCTGCTTCGTCGAAGAGGTGATCTTCCCGAGCTACAACCCCAATGGCATCGGCCTGTCGCCCGACGGGACCAAGCTCTACGCCGCCGAAACCTACACCTGCCGCCTGACCCAGTTCAACATCATCGCCCCCGGCAAGGTCGCCCCCGACGCGGGGCCCGGCGGCCCGGGCATCCCGCTCTACCGCCCCGCAGGCTATAAATTCTTCGACAGCCTGGCGATGGAGGCGAACGGCAATATCTGCGTCGCGACGATCGGCGAGAGCGGGATCAGCGTCGTGTCGCCCGCGGGCGAGCTGGTCGAATTCGTCACCACCGACGATATCTTCACCACCAACATCGCCTTTGGCGGCGACGATATGCAGGACGCCTATCTGACGCTGTCGGGCACCGGACGGCTGGTGAAGACGCGTTGGGCGCGGCCGGGATTGAAGCTGCCGCATTGA
- a CDS encoding DUF488 domain-containing protein: MAAPLTIAVKRIHEPADPGDGARFLVDRLWPRGVSKEKAALAAWLKPLSPSDALRRTYHGATVDSDEAWHAFRTDYFAELDAGGGEVETALFTLDAALSAGPVTLLYAAKDPERNNAVALRDWLAGR; encoded by the coding sequence ATGGCAGCGCCCCTGACAATCGCGGTCAAACGCATCCACGAACCGGCCGATCCCGGCGACGGCGCGCGCTTCCTCGTCGACCGACTGTGGCCGCGCGGGGTATCGAAGGAGAAGGCGGCGCTGGCGGCGTGGCTCAAGCCGCTGTCGCCGAGCGATGCGCTGCGCAGGACCTATCACGGCGCGACCGTCGATTCGGACGAGGCGTGGCACGCCTTCCGCACCGATTATTTCGCCGAACTCGACGCGGGCGGCGGGGAGGTCGAGACAGCGCTCTTCACCCTCGACGCAGCGCTGAGCGCGGGGCCGGTAACCTTGCTTTATGCCGCGAAGGACCCCGAGCGGAACAATGCCGTCGCGCTGCGCGACTGGCTGGCGGGCCGCTAA
- a CDS encoding TIGR02466 family protein produces MPVRSLFASLFYEADAGSADLLEELEHSCRQLAEDDLAGRRWSREHGYKGYTSYASLGDLPERDPAFHDLKRLLDKEVKAFASAAHFDLAKPLKLDSLWVNILKPGGTHSGHIHPHSIVSGTFYVAVPPGSGALKLEDPRLAMLMAAPGRTDDAPEHLLPFVYAQPAAGRVFLWESWLRHEVMPHSGKGERISISFNYR; encoded by the coding sequence ATGCCCGTTCGTTCGCTCTTCGCCAGCCTTTTCTACGAAGCCGACGCCGGGTCGGCGGACCTGTTGGAAGAGTTGGAGCATAGCTGCCGCCAACTTGCCGAGGATGACCTCGCCGGCCGGCGCTGGAGCCGCGAGCATGGCTATAAGGGTTACACCAGCTACGCGAGCCTCGGCGACCTGCCCGAGCGCGACCCGGCGTTCCATGACCTCAAGCGCCTGCTCGACAAGGAGGTCAAAGCCTTCGCCAGCGCGGCGCATTTCGACCTCGCGAAACCGCTGAAGCTCGACAGCCTGTGGGTCAATATCCTCAAGCCCGGCGGCACCCACAGCGGCCATATCCACCCGCACAGCATCGTGTCGGGAACCTTCTACGTCGCGGTCCCGCCGGGATCGGGCGCGCTCAAGCTCGAAGACCCGCGCCTCGCGATGCTGATGGCGGCGCCGGGGCGTACCGACGACGCGCCCGAGCATCTTCTGCCCTTCGTCTATGCGCAGCCCGCGGCGGGCCGCGTCTTCCTGTGGGAAAGCTGGCTGCGGCACGAGGTTATGCCGCATTCGGGCAAGGGCGAGCGGATCAGCATCAGCTTTAACTATCGCTGA
- a CDS encoding dihydroneopterin aldolase has protein sequence MTDTLWLEVNGLTVDVLTGIYSEETHLPQPLRISVRAKLAMADHYEPTTPLSRSKNYMHLKFAATEGLPKDVHFVLIESVADHIIDTLFLQDDKVDEVEVKIVKLAIAEEGEEIGITMRRSRPDSRK, from the coding sequence GTGACCGATACATTGTGGCTGGAGGTGAACGGGCTGACCGTCGACGTCCTCACCGGCATCTATTCCGAAGAAACGCATCTGCCGCAGCCGCTGCGCATTTCGGTGCGCGCCAAGCTCGCCATGGCCGATCATTATGAGCCGACCACGCCGCTCAGCCGCTCGAAAAATTACATGCATCTCAAATTCGCGGCGACCGAAGGCCTGCCCAAGGATGTGCATTTCGTGCTGATCGAAAGCGTCGCCGACCATATCATCGACACTTTGTTCCTGCAGGACGACAAGGTCGACGAGGTCGAGGTCAAGATCGTCAAGCTCGCCATCGCCGAGGAGGGCGAAGAGATCGGGATTACGATGCGCCGAAGCCGGCCGGACTCGCGCAAGTGA
- a CDS encoding CoA pyrophosphatase, producing the protein MLSEKLRAALENLLPGEDEDETYLGTPTLRDAAVLIAFTDRPDPGVILTQRPQWLRSHAGQVAFPGGKIDPGDRDAVDAALREAEEEIGLNRRDVMIAGTTEAYRSGSGYHITPVLGVIPPDLPLDPNPDEVEDWFEVPLDTLFDPGNYDRQQAHWQGHDRHYYDMMWQGRRIWGVTAGIIVNLARRLPAGWHR; encoded by the coding sequence ATGCTCTCCGAAAAATTGCGCGCCGCGCTCGAAAACCTGCTTCCCGGCGAGGATGAGGACGAGACATATCTCGGCACCCCGACGCTGCGCGACGCCGCGGTGCTGATCGCCTTCACCGACCGTCCCGACCCCGGCGTCATCCTGACCCAGCGCCCGCAATGGCTGCGCAGCCATGCAGGACAGGTGGCCTTTCCCGGCGGCAAGATCGATCCGGGCGACCGCGACGCGGTCGACGCTGCGCTGCGCGAGGCCGAGGAGGAGATCGGGCTCAATCGCCGCGACGTGATGATCGCGGGGACGACCGAAGCCTATCGCTCGGGCAGCGGCTATCACATCACCCCCGTGCTCGGGGTGATCCCGCCCGACCTGCCGCTCGATCCCAACCCCGACGAGGTCGAGGACTGGTTCGAAGTCCCGCTCGATACGCTGTTCGACCCCGGCAATTACGACCGCCAGCAAGCGCATTGGCAGGGCCATGACCGGCATTATTATGACATGATGTGGCAGGGGCGGCGGATCTGGGGCGTGACGGCGGGCATCATCGTCAATCTGGCGCGGCGCCTGCCCGCGGGCTGGCACCGATGA